TTCCTCGTTAATTTCTGCATTTAGTCCTAATTCTTCTAATTCTTTTTTTAATTCTTTTGCAAGTACTAGTTGACCATCTGTTGATGGTTTTTGTACTTCACCTTTTTCTGGATCACTTTTAGTGTCAAATGAAATATACTTTAAAAAACGTTTTGTTAAATTTTCCATATTTACTCCTTTCTAATACTATACTTTCAATTGTAAAGTGTGGCTAAAATTGGTATATTAATTTAGGAAGGTGAGTTAAATGAAAGAAAACATTTTAAAAATAAAAACTGAAGGTCAAATCCCAGCTTACGCAACAAAACATTCAGCAGGAATAGATTTATATTGCAAAAGCGACGAGGATATTATAATAAAAGCTAAAGAAACAGTCAAAATACATACAGGAGTCTATGTAGAAATTCCAGAAGGATATTTTGGGGCGGTTTACCCAAGGTCTTCAACTGGTGTTAAAAAACATCTAATACTTGCAAATACTGTGGGTATCATTGATTCGGACTACAGGGGAGAACTGATGATTTTCTTCTATAATTACGGTGAAGAAAAACAAATTATAGAAAATGGAGACAGACTAGCCCAACTAGTTATTCAACCATATATGCAATGCGAAATACAAAAAGTCGATGATCTTGCCGATAGCGAAAGAGGCGAAGGCGGCTTTGGATCTACTGGTAAATAATCTTTATGAATAAATTTTTAAGAAAAAATAAGTATAATTTATTTTTATTTGCTGCCTTTATCTTAGTACTAATAATTCTTGGTATTTTTCTAAAGGGAAGGCTAGATGATATGAATATGGCTAAATACGATAATGATATTGTGATTCTTAAGGGAAATGGTGATGAAATAAAGTCGTATTCTATAAGAGAACTTAAGAAAAAAGCTGGAAGTAAAAAAGAAGTTTATGTAAATAACGGTCTAGAAAAAGTAAAAATCGAAGGCGTTTCACTAGAGAAATTAATAGGAAGCCTTGACTATAACTTAAGAGAGAGGCCTACTATTTCAATAGAGGACACAGATGGAAATTCAAATAGATTTCCTATGTCTCTTGCCTTAGAAGTAGATAGGGTCTATTTGGTTTATAAAATAGATGGCGAGCCAATTGTGGAATACAACCCTTCTTACGGAACACTCGTTATAATTGATACAACAACTAAGAGCGCTAATAGCTGGATTACAAACGTAAAAACTCTTAATATTCAATAAATAGGCTGTTACACAAACTGTGACAGTTTATTTTATTAAGAAATGAAAAGGTGAAATATGACTAGTAAATTTAAGTATGAAAAATTAACACCGATGTTAAGGCATTATGTAGATGTTAAAAACGATTTTAAAGATGCCCTCCTTTTATATAGGGTAGGGGATTTTTATGAAACATTTTTTGATGATGCTATAATTACCGCAAAGGTTTTGTCTTTAACACTTACAGGCAAGGAATGTGGCCATGTTGATAGGGCTCCAATGTGTGGAGTTCCTCACCATGTTATAGATACCTACGTTAATAGACTTGTAAAGAAAGGCTATAAGGTTGCCCTTTGTGATCAAATCGAAGATCCCAAGGAAGCTAAGGGCCTTGTAAAAAGAGCCATTACTAGGGTCATCACTCCTGGTACCTTAACTGATATAGAATCTTTAGATAATAAAGAAAATAACTACCTCTTATCAATTTTTGAAAATGAATATGGTCTTGCTATGGTCTATTGTGATATTTCTACAGGAAAACTTGTAGGTCTTGAAATAAAGACATTAAGCCAAAATATTGGCAAAAAAGCTATAGACCAGATTGAAAAGATTAATCCTTCGGAAATAGTTTTAGCTAGTAATTTTAAAAATGATGATATAAAAAAATACCTTAATTTAAATAATCAAATTTTTATAAACTATATTGATTTTACAACAGACTATGAAAATAGAGTACGTACTATAAATGATTATCTTGGCAAAGATAACCTTGAAAAAATAAAGGATAAGAGACTCATAATTGTTGCACTAGCAAATCTTCTAGACTATATCTATAAATATTACGAGGAGAAACTCGACCATATAAATGACATTGAAGTTATAAAAATCAATGAATTTATGGAAGTTGAGGCAAATACAAGAAAAAACCTTGAACTTACAAGAAATTTATCAACAAATAATAAAGAAAACACCCTAATAAGTATATTAGATAAGGCCGATACAGTTATGGGTTCAAGGATGATACATGACTGGCTAGAAAGACCTTTGATTGATAAAGGCAAAATCAACAGAAGGCTTGACCTGGTTGAAGGTTTTTATAAGGATAATATCCTTTCTAGAAATGTATCAAACCTCTTAGATAATGTCTACGACCTTGAAAGAATCCTTGCAAAAATCTCTTATAAAAGAGCAAATGCTAGGGATATAATCTCTCTTAAGAATTCTCTTAGAGATATTCCAAAACTTAAGAAAATCATTACTGACTCATCTAATACCTTAATAAAAAATCTAGGCTATAACCTACCTGATATTGATGATGTCTATAAACTTATTGATGAGTCAATAGTCGATGAACCACCGATAAATATAACTGAGGGCGGACTTATAAAAGTTAACTATGATGAGGGACTAGACAAATTAAAAGAAATGGCAGATTCTGCTGAAGATAGGTTAATTGATTATGAAAATGAGCAGAGGGACCTTACTGGCATTAAAAATCTTAAAGTAATTTATAACAAGAACAACGGATACTCTATTGAAGTTACCAAGACTAATACTGATAAGGTTGATTCATCATATATTCGAAAGCAAACGCTTAAAAATCAAGAGAGATATACTACAGAGGAACTTGAAAATATTTCTTCTATGATATTAAATGGGAAGGAAAAAATCAACCAACTAGAATATGAAATTTTCAACAAAATAATAGAAGAAATTTTAAACTCAACACTTAGACTTCAAAGTCTTTCTAAGATGATTGCAAATATAGATAGTTTAAATGCTTTTTCAAAAATAGCCCACAAGTATTCATACTGCAGGCCAGAAATTACCGAAGAAAATGAAATAATTATTAAGGACGGAAGACACCCTGTAATTGAGATAAATCTTGATGAGAATGAGTTTATAGCAAATGATACTAACATTGGTCAAGATAACAATCTCATCCAGATTATAACTGGGCCAAATATGGCTGGTAAATCGACTTATATGAGACAGATGGCACTTATAATAATAATGGCACAAATTGGATCTTTTGTTCCAGCTAGCCATGCTAAAATCGGTATTTGCGATAAAATTTTTTCAAGGATCGGAGCAAGTGATAATATTTCAAAGGGTGAATCTACCTTCATGCTTGAAATGAATGAAGTTTCAAATATCATTAAAAATTCAACTGAAAAATCTTTTGTAATCCTAGACGAAGTTGGTAGGGGAACAAGTTCTGATGATGGCCTAAGTATTGCTATGGCCCTTGTTGAATACTTATCCAAGCATAAAAAAGTAAAAACAGTATTTGCGACACATTTTCATGAGCTTACAATACTTGAAAATGAACTTAATAACGTTAGAAATCTAAAGATTGAAATACTTGAAGAAAACAATAATTTGGTGTTTCTTAGAAAAATAAAAAAAGGAAAGTCTGATAGGTCTTATGGTATTGAAGTAGCAAAACTAAGTGGACTTCCAGAAGAAATACTTAATAACGCAAAAAATATCATGGAAAAACTTTCAAATGAAGATTTCTTTGATGTAAACAAAAGCGAAGAAATTAAAAATTCACTAGAAGATATTAAAGATAAGAAAATTACAGAACTTAAAAATTTAACGGACAATATTAATATTAACGAATTAACACCACTAGAAGCTATGAACCAACTTAATATACTAATTGAAAGAATTGGGGAGATATAATGTCAATTATAAAACTTGATAAAGACACAGTAGAAAAAATTGCTGCTGGTGAAGTAATAGAATCTCCGCTATCAATCATAAAAGAATTAGTTGAAAATTCAATAGATGCAGGCAGTAGAAATATTACTGTGGAAATTAAAAATGGTGGTAAATCTTATATAAGAGTTACTGACGATGGTGTAGGGATTGCTAGGGAAGATATTGACTTAGCCTTTCAAAAACACGCCACAAGTAAGATTAGTAAGTTTGATGATCTCTACACAATTGCTTCCCTTGGCTTTAGAGGTGAGGCTCTCCCAAGTATCGCCTCTGTGAGTAAAGTTGTTGCTATTTCTAAGACAGAAGATTCTGAAATTGGGACAAAACTTGACCTTACTACAAAAAAAAATAAAAAATCTTCAATCGCTACAAATAAGGGTACAAACATTATTGTAGAGGATTTATTCTATAATATGCCAGCTAGGAGAAAATTCTTAAAATCTGATATGGCAGAAGCTAATAAAATTAGTAAGCTGATGTATGCCTTTGCAATTGGTTATAAAAATATTTCTTTTAAATACATCAAGGATGATAGAATTCAGTTTCAATCAAATCCGAATTTAAATTTAAAGTTAAAAATATCTGACCTCTTAGATAATCTCTTAGAGGAAAATCTCATTGAATTACACGCTAAAAATTCATCTTATAAGATAACAGGAGAGATAGGTCTTCCTAATTATTACAGGGGCAATAGGTCTATGCAATATATTTTTGTGAATGATAGACTAGTTGAAGATGAGGAAATAACAAAAATTATAGAAGACCAATATCAAGGACTTATTCCTCAAGGCAGATTTCCTGCTTTCTTTATCTTTATTTACACCGATCCCAAAAATATTGATGTAAATATCCATCCTAATAAGAAATTAGTTAAGTATTCATATGAAGATGAGCTTCTAGAATTGATTATTGATAATGTTAAAAATTTACTTAAAGCAAAGCAAGAGATTCAATCAATTAATATCAAGGAAAATAAAAAGGATGAATTTTTAGACTTTACTGATTATAAAGCTATCTTAGATAAGTATTCTCCAACAAATACGCTTGTCAGGGAAGACGAAGAGGCCTATGATAATGAAATAGAAGCAAAAAATTCAAATTTTTTTGACAGTAATAAAGAATTTGATTTTGAGTTTTTAAAAGAAGATGAAAAAGTAAATGAAGACTCTTTTGTAGAAGATATAGAAATACCAACATATAAGACATCTATTTTCAGAAGATATTCTATATTTGAAGATCAGGACAGGGTATTTATACTAGATCATAGAAAAGCTCAAGAAAAAATCAAAATGAGTGAATTCCTCAAAGATTTTAAAGCTAATAAAGTTGCGAGTCAATTATTATTAGAGCCTATTAGGATGCATTTAAATAAGATAGATGTTGAAAGATTTGAAACTAAACACAGTCTTTTTCAAAGATTAGGTTTTGATGTAGAGTTAATCTCTGAAAATTCTATACTTATAAGAGAAATCCCAATGATTTTCAATCAACCAGAAAACGATAAATTTTTCTACGAAATTTTAGACTTGGACAATAATATTAGTGATGAACTAATTACTAGTAGATTAAGAAAATTAGTCAAAAGTCTTTCCTTTAGAAAGGGTTATACTATCAACAAAAACGAAGCAATCGAGCTTTATAAAAATCTAATGAAAGAAGAAAATCCTTACAACACCTATGATGGTAATGCCACCATTATCTCATTAGAAGATAAAGATTTGGAGAAATATTTTGAAAGATAAAATAATTATAATTACCGGGCCCACAGCAAGTGGGAAAAGTGATATAGCTATAAGTATCGCTAAAAAAATCAATGGCCAAATTTTATCCGCTGATAGCCAACAAGTTTATAGAGGGATGGATATTGGTACCAACAAGGTAAGTGACCCATTTGTAGTTGACCATCATCTCTTAAATTTAGTTGATCCTGACGATGAATTTACTGTTGAAAATTTTAGAAAAGATGCATCGGATATTATTTCTAAATTAAATTCAAGACATATTATGCCAATCATTACTGGTGGGACTGGCTTTTATATAGATTCACTACTTTTTGAAATGAACTATGGCCAAGTAAAAAAAGATTCTAGGATAAGAAATAAGTTGGAGTCACTAGCTGAAATTAACGGAAATGACTACTTATATAATAAGCTTATGGAAATTGATCCAAATACAGCCGAAAAATATCATCCAAATGAATTAAATAGAATTATAAGGGCTCTTGAAATATATGAAATTACAGGCGAAAAACCATCAGAAAAACGTACAGGTGAGAGAGTCTTAAATAAAAATATTGATCCTATATTATTTTTTCTAAACTACAATGATCGACAAATATTATATGATAGGATAAATGATAGGGTAATTGAAATGATAAACCAAGGCCTAGTAGAAGAATTTAAGTATATAGTAGAGAATTTTAATCTAGATGAAAATTCTCAATCTATGGCCGCTATTGGTTATAAAGAAATTTTCCCTTATATAAGAGGTGAAATCAGTCTTGATGAAATGATTAATCTTATCCAAAGAAACACTAGAAGGTATGCTAAAAGACAAATCACTTGGATGAAAAAATACCTAAATTATCCATTTACACGAGAAATAATAATGGATGACCTAAGTAAAGATGATGCAACAATGATAATAGAAGATTTAATAAAGGATATATATGAATTTTAATGAAGTTTACAATAATTATAATATCGATGATAGGTATGATGACCTTATAAGAGAGTCTGAAAAAGAATTGTCTGAATTATTCAGACTCCATGAAGAAATTTCAGAATTTAATCAATTAAAGGTTATGAAAGCCTTTAACGAGAATTCTCTCCGATCATCGGACTTTTTTACCGCCACTGGTTATGGCTATGCAGATACAGGTAGAGATACATTAGAGGCAATATTTTCTTCAATATTTAAAGCGGAAGATAGCCTTGTAAGGCCTTCTATTGTATCAGGGACTCATGCCTTATCAATCGTTCTATTTTCCTTATTAAACTATGGAGATAAACTCTTATCAATAACTGATGATCCATATGATACAATGCAGCAAGTTATAGGTATAGCTGGGGATAAAAAAGGAACCTTGATAGAAAAAGGCGTCCTTTATGACAAGTTGGATCTTGATTCTGATAATAAAATCCAATACGATAAAATTAAAGAAAAAATTGATGAGAATACCAAAGTCATTCTAATTCAAAGATCAACAGGTTACACACAAAGAAGAGCCTTTACTATAGATGAAATCGAAAAAGCTGTAAAAGAAATTAGAAAGGTTTCAAAAGATGTAATTATTTTTATAGATAACTGCTACGGTGAATTTACCGAGACAAAGGAACCTATAGAGATAGGAGCCGATATCGTAGCGGGATCTCTAATTAAAAATCTTGGCGGTGGCCTTGCTGTTACAGGTGGATATATTAGTGGTAGAAAAGACCTTATAGAATATTGCGCTAATACCCTAACAGCTCCAGGAATTGGAAAAGATGAGGGATTAAGTTTTGGTACAAATAGATTGGTAGTTGAAGGACTTTACTTTGCTCCACACGTAGTTAAAGAGGCTTTAAAAGTAGCCCTATTATTCGCAAGTGTCTTTAACAAACTAGGATATGAAGTAACACCAAAACTTGATGATCCAAGGTCTGATGTCATTCTTGCCATAAAATTAAAAGATCCAGAAAAATTAAAAACTTTCTGTAAGGCAATACAAGAAGCGTGCTCTGTTGATTCAACCTTCGTACCTGAAGCTTATCCAATGCCAGGATATGAAGATCCTGTAATTATGGCGGCAGGGGGCTTTGTAGAAGGGGCAACTTCAGAATTATCCGCCGATGGACCATTAAGAGAACCATATATGGCTTACCTCCAAGGTGGTCTTAACTATTACCATGGAAAACTTGCTTTAAAGATAGTTTTAAATAGATTTTCTAAAAACAACTTCTTATAAAATAAAAAATCGTTCTAATTATATAGTTAGAACGATTTTTAAATTAAAATTCTAATCCTGATAAAGGACTTTTATTT
This genomic window from Anaerococcus murdochii contains:
- the dut gene encoding dUTP diphosphatase — encoded protein: MKENILKIKTEGQIPAYATKHSAGIDLYCKSDEDIIIKAKETVKIHTGVYVEIPEGYFGAVYPRSSTGVKKHLILANTVGIIDSDYRGELMIFFYNYGEEKQIIENGDRLAQLVIQPYMQCEIQKVDDLADSERGEGGFGSTGK
- the miaA gene encoding tRNA (adenosine(37)-N6)-dimethylallyltransferase MiaA produces the protein MKDKIIIITGPTASGKSDIAISIAKKINGQILSADSQQVYRGMDIGTNKVSDPFVVDHHLLNLVDPDDEFTVENFRKDASDIISKLNSRHIMPIITGGTGFYIDSLLFEMNYGQVKKDSRIRNKLESLAEINGNDYLYNKLMEIDPNTAEKYHPNELNRIIRALEIYEITGEKPSEKRTGERVLNKNIDPILFFLNYNDRQILYDRINDRVIEMINQGLVEEFKYIVENFNLDENSQSMAAIGYKEIFPYIRGEISLDEMINLIQRNTRRYAKRQITWMKKYLNYPFTREIIMDDLSKDDATMIIEDLIKDIYEF
- a CDS encoding methionine gamma-lyase family protein, with the protein product MNFNEVYNNYNIDDRYDDLIRESEKELSELFRLHEEISEFNQLKVMKAFNENSLRSSDFFTATGYGYADTGRDTLEAIFSSIFKAEDSLVRPSIVSGTHALSIVLFSLLNYGDKLLSITDDPYDTMQQVIGIAGDKKGTLIEKGVLYDKLDLDSDNKIQYDKIKEKIDENTKVILIQRSTGYTQRRAFTIDEIEKAVKEIRKVSKDVIIFIDNCYGEFTETKEPIEIGADIVAGSLIKNLGGGLAVTGGYISGRKDLIEYCANTLTAPGIGKDEGLSFGTNRLVVEGLYFAPHVVKEALKVALLFASVFNKLGYEVTPKLDDPRSDVILAIKLKDPEKLKTFCKAIQEACSVDSTFVPEAYPMPGYEDPVIMAAGGFVEGATSELSADGPLREPYMAYLQGGLNYYHGKLALKIVLNRFSKNNFL
- the mutL gene encoding DNA mismatch repair endonuclease MutL; the encoded protein is MSIIKLDKDTVEKIAAGEVIESPLSIIKELVENSIDAGSRNITVEIKNGGKSYIRVTDDGVGIAREDIDLAFQKHATSKISKFDDLYTIASLGFRGEALPSIASVSKVVAISKTEDSEIGTKLDLTTKKNKKSSIATNKGTNIIVEDLFYNMPARRKFLKSDMAEANKISKLMYAFAIGYKNISFKYIKDDRIQFQSNPNLNLKLKISDLLDNLLEENLIELHAKNSSYKITGEIGLPNYYRGNRSMQYIFVNDRLVEDEEITKIIEDQYQGLIPQGRFPAFFIFIYTDPKNIDVNIHPNKKLVKYSYEDELLELIIDNVKNLLKAKQEIQSINIKENKKDEFLDFTDYKAILDKYSPTNTLVREDEEAYDNEIEAKNSNFFDSNKEFDFEFLKEDEKVNEDSFVEDIEIPTYKTSIFRRYSIFEDQDRVFILDHRKAQEKIKMSEFLKDFKANKVASQLLLEPIRMHLNKIDVERFETKHSLFQRLGFDVELISENSILIREIPMIFNQPENDKFFYEILDLDNNISDELITSRLRKLVKSLSFRKGYTINKNEAIELYKNLMKEENPYNTYDGNATIISLEDKDLEKYFER
- the mutS gene encoding DNA mismatch repair protein MutS encodes the protein MTSKFKYEKLTPMLRHYVDVKNDFKDALLLYRVGDFYETFFDDAIITAKVLSLTLTGKECGHVDRAPMCGVPHHVIDTYVNRLVKKGYKVALCDQIEDPKEAKGLVKRAITRVITPGTLTDIESLDNKENNYLLSIFENEYGLAMVYCDISTGKLVGLEIKTLSQNIGKKAIDQIEKINPSEIVLASNFKNDDIKKYLNLNNQIFINYIDFTTDYENRVRTINDYLGKDNLEKIKDKRLIIVALANLLDYIYKYYEEKLDHINDIEVIKINEFMEVEANTRKNLELTRNLSTNNKENTLISILDKADTVMGSRMIHDWLERPLIDKGKINRRLDLVEGFYKDNILSRNVSNLLDNVYDLERILAKISYKRANARDIISLKNSLRDIPKLKKIITDSSNTLIKNLGYNLPDIDDVYKLIDESIVDEPPINITEGGLIKVNYDEGLDKLKEMADSAEDRLIDYENEQRDLTGIKNLKVIYNKNNGYSIEVTKTNTDKVDSSYIRKQTLKNQERYTTEELENISSMILNGKEKINQLEYEIFNKIIEEILNSTLRLQSLSKMIANIDSLNAFSKIAHKYSYCRPEITEENEIIIKDGRHPVIEINLDENEFIANDTNIGQDNNLIQIITGPNMAGKSTYMRQMALIIIMAQIGSFVPASHAKIGICDKIFSRIGASDNISKGESTFMLEMNEVSNIIKNSTEKSFVILDEVGRGTSSDDGLSIAMALVEYLSKHKKVKTVFATHFHELTILENELNNVRNLKIEILEENNNLVFLRKIKKGKSDRSYGIEVAKLSGLPEEILNNAKNIMEKLSNEDFFDVNKSEEIKNSLEDIKDKKITELKNLTDNININELTPLEAMNQLNILIERIGEI